A part of Miscanthus floridulus cultivar M001 chromosome 6, ASM1932011v1, whole genome shotgun sequence genomic DNA contains:
- the LOC136458832 gene encoding high-affinity nitrate transporter 2.3 translates to MAEGELKPAAMQVEAAEAASKPQFRMPVDSDNKATEFWLFSFARPHMSAFHLSWFSFFCCFLSTFAAPPLLPLIRDTLGLTATDIGNAGIASVSGAVFARVAMGTACDLVGPRLASASIILITTPAVYCSAIIDSPSSFLLVRFFTGFSLASFVSTQFWMSSMFSPPKVGLANGVAGGWGNLGGGAVQLIMPLVFEAIRKIGSTPFTAWRVAFFIPGLLQTLSAIAVLAFSQDMPDGNYRKLHKSGDMHKDSFGNVFRHAVTNYRAWILALTYGYCFGVELAVDNIIAQYFYDRFGVKLSTAGFIAASFGMANIISRPGGGLMSDWLSSQFGMRGRLWGLWVVQTIGGVLCVVLGAVDYSFGASVAVMILFSLFVQAACGLTFGIVPFVSRRSLGLISGMTGGGGNVGAVLTQLIFFHGSKYKTETGIKYMGLMIIACTLPITLIYFPQWGGMFVGPQPGATAEDYYNREWTTHEREKGFNTASVRFAANSVREGGRSGSQSKHTVPVESSPADV, encoded by the coding sequence ATGGCGGAGGGGGAGTTGAAGCCCGCGGCGATGCAGGTGGAGGCCGCCGAGGCGGCGTCCAAGCCGCAGTTCAGGATGCCGGTGGACTCCGACAACAAGGCCACCGAGTTCTGGCTCTTCTCCTTCGCGAGGCCGCACATGAGCGCCTTCCACCTGTCCTGGTTCTCCTTCTTCTGCTGCTTCCTCTCCACcttcgccgcgccgccgctgctcccgcTCATCCGGGACACGCTCGGGCTCACGGCCACGGACATCGGCAACGCCGGGATCGCCTCCGTGTCCGGCGCGGTCTTCGCGCGTGTCGCCATGGGCACGGCGTGCGACCTGGTGGGGCCCCGCCTGGCGTCCGCGTCCATCATACTCATCACCACGCCCGCCGTGTACTGCTCCGCCATCATCGACTCGCCTTCGTCCTTCCTGCTCGTGCGCTTCTTCACGGGCTTCTCGCTGGCGTCCTTCGTGTCCACGCAGTTCTGGATGAGCTCCATGTTCTCGCCGCCCAAGGTGGGTCTCGCCAACGGCGTCGCCGGCGGGTGGGGCAACCTCGGCGGCGGTGCCGTGCAGCTCATCATGCCGCTCGTGTTCGAGGCCATCCGCAAGATCGGGAGCACGCCGTTCACGGCGTGGCGCGTGGCCTTCTTCATCCCGGGCCTGCTGCAGACGCTGTCGGCCATCGCCGTGCTGGCGTTCAGCCAGGACATGCCCGACGGCAACTACCGGAAGCTGCACAAGTCCGGCGACATGCACAAGGACAGCTTCGGCAACGTGTTCCGCCACGCCGTCACCAACTACCGCGCCTGGATCCTGGCGCTCACCTACGGCTACTGCTTCGGCGTGGAGCTCGCCGTGGACAACATCATCGCGCAGTACTTCTACGACCGCTTCGGCGTCAAGCTCAGCACCGCCGGCTTCATCGCCGCCAGCTTCGGGATGGCCAACATCATCTCCCGCCCCGGCGGCGGCCTCATGTCGGACTGGCTCTCCAGCCAGTTCGGCATGCGCGGCAGGCTGTGGGGGCTGTGGGTGGTGCAGACCATCGGGGGCGTCCTCTGCGTGGTGCTCGGCGCCGTCGACTACTCCTTCGGCGCGTCCGTGGCCGTCATGATACTCTTCTCCCTGTTCGTGCAGGCGGCCTGCGGGCTCACCTTTGGCATCGTGCCGTTCGTCTCCCGGAggtcgctggggctcatctccgGCATGACCGGCGGCGGGGGCAACGTGGGCGCCGTGCTCACGCAGCTCATCTTCTTCCACGGATCCAAGTACAAGACGGAGACGGGGATCAAGTACATGGGGCTCATGATCATCGCGTGCACGCTGCCCATCACGCTCATCTACTTCCCGCAGTGGGGCGGCATGTTCGTGGGGCCGCAGCCCGGGGCGACGGCGGAGGACTACTACAACCGGGAGTGGACAACGCACGAGCGCGAGAAGGGGTTCAACACCGCGAGCGTACGCTTTGCGGCGAACAGCGTGCGGGAGGGGGGCCGCTCAGGGAGCCAGTCCAAGCACACTGTCCCCGTCGAGTCCTCGCCGGCCGACGTGTGA
- the LOC136460923 gene encoding uncharacterized protein, producing the protein MRWALKLMGQGISYAPRTAIKFQVLSDFIAEWTEVQMPPVVVDQEYWTMYFDGSLMKKGAGAGLVFVSPLGICMRYMVRIHFPSSNNVAEYEALVNDLCIAIKLGIRRPDVQGDSQLVIDQVMKESSYHNAQMVAYCREVHQLEDKFDSLELNHIPRRLNEAADTLVKAASGRELMPTGIFANDQYKP; encoded by the coding sequence ATGaggtgggcactcaagctgatgggtcaaggcatttcatatgcccctcgaacGGCCATCAAGTTCCAAGTGCTGTCTGATTTCATTGCGgagtggactgaggtccaaatgccaccagtggtcgttgaccaagagtactggacaatgtacttcgatggatcgctgatgaagaaaggcgccggaGCGGGACTAGTCTTCGTTTCGCCCCTCGggatatgcatgaggtacatggttcgcatccatttcccctcctccaacaatgtggccgagtatgaggcgctCGTCAACGAcctatgcatcgccatcaagTTGGGTATCCGACGGCCTGATGTCCAGGGCGACTcccagttggtcatcgaccaagtcatgaaggaatcaagctaccacaatgcccAGATGGTTGCATATTGtcgagaagtccaccagctagaggacaagttcgacagtctcgagctcaatcacatcccgaggcgtctcaacgaggcggccgacacGCTGGTGAAAGCGGCATCCGGTCGAGAGCTGATGCCAACAGGCATCTTCGCCAATGATCAATATAAGCCCTAg